A genomic segment from Syngnathus scovelli strain Florida chromosome 3, RoL_Ssco_1.2, whole genome shotgun sequence encodes:
- the si:dkey-193c22.1 gene encoding LOW QUALITY PROTEIN: uncharacterized protein si:dkey-193c22.1 (The sequence of the model RefSeq protein was modified relative to this genomic sequence to represent the inferred CDS: inserted 1 base in 1 codon; deleted 5 bases in 3 codons; substituted 3 bases at 3 genomic stop codons) — translation MTFRSWVSRTPPLISLAAQLMLGWLLKVLGSCESKVPSPKNDICSEGTSSFIPSDRPGTFSTRRIDPITRAVLEAVKYQXLQYGRLDFELKSWYENDENGMHDEKGITFGHRGNKLDLYHPPGWSEEDKATPAPLFVYGGAWSSGERYVDCLLEHLTQELNATVICPDDTTYPKVQTAFSKTEIYPFLVLLQDNVVLIGRSAGAHLRALTTLFLIDARDEELFVEASKQRDLASTIKGVVGKLSSSNIMEHYEHEQKRGVEYVXAMNGVENFTYYSPTYLLGTFDQEKVRRVPAAGRLLXSTVVRAQASAKFSELLTSLSVKTSLYLLPAVDHTETXMIAELVVAERRFYHAIFSCIKHEYRKLVKVS, via the exons ATGACTTTCCGTTCGTGGGTCTCGCGTACTCCTCCTCTCATCTCTTTGGCTGCCCAGTTGATGCTCGGCTGGCTACTAAAAGTACTTGGGAGCTGTGAAAGCAAGGTACcttcccccaaaaatgacatttgctctgAAGGAACATCAAGTTTCATTCCTTCTGACCGACCGGGCACTTTCTCAACCAGACGAATTGACCCTATTACAAGAGCTGTGTTGGAAGCAGTGAAATAC CAATAGCTGCAATATGGGAGACTTGACTTTGAGCTGAAGTCATGGTACGAAAACGACGAGAACGGAATGCATGATGAAAAG GGCATCACATTTGGTCACCGTGGGAACAAGCTGGACCTGTACCACCCTCCTGGGTGGTCTGAGGAAGATAAAGCTACGCCAGCGCCCCTATTTGTCTACGGCGGTGCTTGGTCCTCCGGGGAACGCTACGTTGACTGTCTGCTGGAACACCTCACCCAAGAGCTCAACGCCACTGTCATCTGTCCTGACGACACGACTTATCCAAAGGTTCAGACGGCTTTCTCCAAAACTGAAATATA CCCATTTTTAGTTCTTTTGCAGGACAATGTTGTTTTAATCGGGCGTTCGGCGGGTGCGCATTTGCGCGCGCTGACCACGCTTTTT CTCATCGATGCCAGGGACGAGGAGCTTTTCGTCGAGGCCAGCAAGCAGCGGGACCTCGCGTCCACCATCAAAGGAGTCGTCGGTAAGCTCTCGTC GTCTAACATCATGGAGCATTATGAGCACGAGCAGAAGCGAGGAGTGGAATATG TCGCCATGAACGGAGTGGAGAACTTCACGTATTACTCGCCCACGTACTTGCTGGGCACCTTCGACCAGGAAAAAGTGCGCAG AGTGCCGGCCGCCGGTCGGTTACTTTGATCCACGGTGGTTCGGGCGCAAGCTTCCGCCAAGTTCTCGGAGCTCCTCACCTCGCTGTCCGTGAAGACGTCGCTCTATTTGTTGCCCGCTGTGGACCACACGGAG ACGTAGATGATCGCTGAGCTCGTGGTGGCCGAGCGACGCTTCTACCACGCCATCTTCAGCTGTATTAAACACGAGTACAGGAAACTTGTCAAAGTCAGCTGA